A single Methanocalculus alkaliphilus DNA region contains:
- the mutS gene encoding DNA mismatch repair protein MutS, with amino-acid sequence MASHTQLTPAMKQFWDLKNQYPDCILLVRMGDFYETFYEDAVICARELDIVLTTRSKDPEGNPIALAGVPYHAAETYIPRLVRKGYRVAICEQVEDPKKAKGVVKRDVVRVVTPGCAIDPMIIDAPESRYLMAILPDRKSDSFGIACLELSTGEFFVRMIEKGEGRMGIASLIEASRPAECLIPERTDPAVISLITSLGVVITERSPAEFDPADSDTLLCRQFGVASLEGFGLRDMPLAVGAAGAAFLYATLTQKTALPHLSEIRVMQPSEGMILDAVTQRNLEITRTERGEKSRSTLLGTLDLTKSPMGRRRLSMEITAPLTSISAINDRLDLVEWFMHHPFIRFDIEENVSECSDIERIAGRIAYGNASPRDLLALAGSLRSLLRIRSCLPGEIPLLLDQLSADIGQFGDLIALIESAIADDPPLLIRNGGVIRDGFDPALDELRRTSGSGREWVLSLQQSERERTGIKSLKIAYNQVFGYYIEVTKPNLPKVPPEYERKQTTATGERFTLPELREYERTIATADERALIREGELYHHLIEDLRPMVGSFQKAARATGMIDLLLSFALVAERQGYTRPILTGGGSIRIREGRHPVVEATVAGGYVPNDTDLDTDGDQILILTGANMAGKSTFMRSVALICIMAQTGSFVPADAAEIGVIDRIFTRVGASDDLAGGQSTFMVEMVELASILRNATERSLILLDEIGRGTSTVDGYSIARSVLEYLHGKRSSGPKTLFATHFHRLVEVEGELSRVRNYHFAVRETEKEITFLRKLIPGATDRSYGIHVARLAGVPEKVLTRADSILKETLAEEERGGTEGRRRPRYTQLLISDLQQEAPMESPLLTELREMDIDRLSPIEALNILSDLQRRAGG; translated from the coding sequence ATGGCATCTCATACACAACTGACCCCGGCGATGAAACAGTTCTGGGATCTGAAGAATCAGTACCCCGACTGTATTCTCCTCGTCCGGATGGGGGATTTTTACGAGACGTTTTATGAGGATGCTGTTATCTGTGCACGTGAACTCGATATCGTCCTGACGACACGATCAAAAGATCCCGAAGGGAACCCCATCGCCCTTGCCGGTGTTCCCTACCATGCCGCAGAGACCTACATACCACGCCTCGTGCGAAAAGGGTACCGCGTTGCCATCTGCGAACAGGTTGAGGATCCCAAAAAAGCAAAGGGAGTGGTCAAGCGGGATGTCGTCCGTGTTGTCACCCCGGGGTGCGCCATCGATCCGATGATCATCGATGCCCCGGAGTCACGGTACCTGATGGCGATCCTGCCGGACAGGAAGAGCGACTCCTTCGGCATCGCCTGCCTTGAGCTCTCGACCGGTGAGTTCTTCGTCAGGATGATTGAGAAAGGGGAGGGGCGGATGGGGATCGCCTCTCTCATCGAGGCGTCCCGGCCTGCCGAGTGCCTCATCCCTGAACGGACCGATCCGGCAGTTATCAGCCTTATTACCTCTCTTGGTGTGGTCATTACCGAGAGGAGCCCGGCGGAGTTTGATCCCGCTGATAGCGATACCCTCCTCTGCCGGCAGTTCGGTGTCGCATCGCTTGAGGGCTTTGGCCTCCGTGATATGCCGCTTGCAGTGGGGGCTGCAGGTGCTGCATTTTTGTATGCAACCCTGACACAGAAGACTGCTCTTCCCCACCTCTCCGAGATCAGGGTGATGCAGCCATCTGAAGGGATGATCCTTGATGCCGTCACCCAGAGGAACCTTGAGATCACCCGGACCGAACGTGGTGAGAAGAGCCGATCAACGCTCCTTGGCACTCTTGATCTGACGAAGAGCCCGATGGGGCGGCGGCGACTCTCCATGGAGATTACCGCACCCCTAACCAGCATCTCTGCCATCAATGATCGTCTCGATCTGGTGGAGTGGTTCATGCATCACCCCTTCATCAGATTTGATATAGAGGAGAACGTATCAGAATGCAGCGACATTGAGAGGATCGCAGGAAGGATCGCATATGGCAATGCATCCCCACGGGATCTCCTCGCTCTCGCCGGATCCCTCCGTTCCCTTCTCAGGATCAGATCCTGCCTTCCCGGAGAGATACCCCTCCTTCTGGATCAGCTCTCCGCGGATATCGGGCAGTTCGGGGATCTCATTGCGCTGATCGAATCAGCCATTGCAGATGATCCCCCGCTTCTCATCAGAAATGGTGGTGTTATTCGTGATGGCTTTGATCCGGCTCTTGACGAGCTCCGGAGAACCTCCGGATCCGGGAGAGAGTGGGTTCTCAGCCTTCAGCAGTCTGAGAGGGAACGGACCGGGATTAAATCACTGAAGATCGCCTATAATCAGGTTTTTGGATATTATATCGAGGTGACAAAGCCGAATCTCCCAAAGGTCCCTCCCGAGTATGAGAGGAAACAGACGACAGCAACAGGAGAACGGTTCACGCTCCCCGAGCTTCGTGAGTATGAACGGACGATAGCCACCGCCGACGAACGGGCCCTCATCAGGGAAGGGGAACTCTATCACCATCTCATCGAGGACCTCCGTCCGATGGTTGGGTCTTTTCAGAAGGCCGCACGGGCTACCGGGATGATCGATCTCCTCCTCTCATTTGCCCTCGTTGCTGAGAGGCAGGGGTACACACGCCCGATCCTGACAGGGGGTGGATCCATCCGGATTCGTGAAGGCCGCCACCCCGTCGTCGAGGCGACCGTTGCCGGAGGATATGTTCCAAATGATACAGACCTCGATACCGACGGGGATCAGATCCTGATCCTCACAGGAGCGAATATGGCGGGCAAATCCACCTTTATGCGTTCCGTTGCCCTCATCTGTATCATGGCACAGACCGGGAGCTTTGTTCCGGCTGATGCAGCGGAGATCGGGGTGATTGATCGGATATTCACCCGTGTCGGTGCTTCCGATGATCTCGCAGGGGGTCAGAGCACCTTTATGGTCGAGATGGTTGAGCTTGCATCCATCCTCCGCAATGCCACCGAACGGAGTCTGATCCTGCTTGATGAGATCGGGCGGGGGACGAGTACCGTTGATGGGTACAGTATCGCCCGATCCGTCCTTGAGTACCTTCATGGAAAACGGTCCTCAGGGCCAAAGACCCTCTTTGCGACACATTTCCATCGGCTCGTCGAGGTTGAGGGGGAGTTATCCCGGGTCCGGAACTACCACTTTGCTGTCAGGGAGACGGAGAAAGAGATCACGTTCCTTCGAAAACTCATCCCTGGTGCGACAGATCGGAGCTATGGTATCCATGTCGCACGCCTCGCCGGAGTTCCTGAGAAGGTTCTCACCCGTGCCGATTCGATCCTGAAGGAGACGCTGGCTGAAGAGGAGCGGGGGGGGACGGAAGGAAGAAGGAGGCCCCGGTACACCCAGCTCCTCATCTCGGATCTTCAACAGGAGGCCCCCATGGAGAGTCCCCTTCTTACAGAACTCCGGGAGATGGATATCGATCGTCTCAGCCCCATTGAGGCGTTGAATATCCTCTCCGATCTTCAGAGGAGGGCTGGTGGTTAG
- the mutL gene encoding DNA mismatch repair endonuclease MutL — MMEGPVIHILDEETVSHIAAGEVVERPASVVKELVENAIDAGASRIRIDIRSDRTEVRRIIVTDDGIGMSPEDARLAFRQHATSKIRTADDLGLIRTLGFRGEALASIAAISEVVLTTRRRDDIAGTEVRLSGGAITSVSECGTPPGTTINVSGLFFNTPARRKFQRTVSTELAHIFDMVERTALSHPEISLQLLHQEKEKFRTSGRGELLDTIQSLFGADLSRRLIEVLPAPGNVSVAGYIAYPLLSQRGRSSVYLSVNGRQITSATLARAIRDGFGESLPKGEYPFAVIDCRMDPEEVDVNVHPTKKEVRFSSERAVADTVRGAVRSALTESDSFQVPEIRRNSAPAPVVEENNHHPEPVLRRTSAGVELPRKTVVAEGKGMYGRTDRQLRQTELPREGPEIAFVPSVLGQINGTYILVAGKDGGLLIIDQHAAHEKIVYDKLRKQADGPPAYQHLLVPVTISLSRKDSALLRDAIEDIASAGIILEEFGGDSWMVRAVPADGVKIEEPDEIKSLVLELIEGVRGPAGDRRLQMYQTIACRAAIKGNTLLSQEQMERLISQLFTAAPPYTCPHGRPAVISYAPSDLEQLFRRR, encoded by the coding sequence ATGATGGAGGGTCCAGTCATCCATATTCTTGATGAGGAGACCGTCTCACATATCGCAGCCGGTGAGGTGGTGGAGCGGCCGGCATCGGTTGTGAAGGAGCTTGTTGAGAATGCAATTGATGCCGGGGCATCGCGGATCCGAATTGATATCAGGAGTGATCGGACCGAGGTTCGGCGGATCATCGTCACCGATGATGGCATCGGAATGAGCCCCGAAGATGCCCGGCTTGCATTTCGACAGCATGCAACAAGCAAGATCAGGACGGCCGACGATCTCGGGCTGATCAGAACGCTCGGTTTCCGGGGAGAGGCACTTGCAAGCATCGCTGCGATATCCGAAGTGGTTCTCACCACGAGGAGGCGAGACGATATCGCAGGAACAGAGGTTCGTCTCTCAGGTGGGGCGATCACATCAGTTTCTGAGTGCGGCACACCGCCGGGGACGACGATCAATGTCTCCGGCCTCTTCTTCAACACCCCGGCACGGAGAAAGTTCCAGCGAACCGTCTCAACCGAGCTTGCCCATATCTTCGATATGGTGGAGCGGACGGCGCTATCACATCCGGAGATCTCTCTTCAGCTTCTCCATCAGGAGAAGGAGAAGTTTCGTACCTCCGGGCGGGGGGAACTCCTGGATACGATCCAGAGCCTCTTTGGGGCGGATCTCTCCCGCCGACTCATCGAGGTTCTTCCTGCTCCGGGTAATGTTTCAGTGGCAGGATATATTGCATACCCCCTCCTGTCACAGAGGGGGAGATCTTCTGTGTATCTCTCAGTGAACGGCCGCCAGATAACATCCGCCACTCTTGCACGTGCGATCCGGGATGGCTTTGGGGAGAGTCTCCCAAAGGGTGAGTACCCGTTTGCTGTCATCGACTGCCGGATGGATCCCGAAGAGGTCGATGTAAATGTTCATCCAACCAAAAAGGAGGTTCGTTTCTCATCAGAACGGGCTGTCGCTGATACAGTTCGGGGAGCTGTCCGGTCTGCCCTGACAGAATCCGATTCATTCCAGGTGCCGGAGATCAGGCGGAATTCGGCACCTGCCCCGGTCGTAGAAGAAAACAACCACCATCCGGAACCGGTACTGAGGAGAACTTCAGCTGGTGTGGAACTGCCCCGGAAGACCGTCGTCGCCGAAGGAAAGGGTATGTATGGGCGGACCGACCGCCAACTCCGACAGACGGAGCTTCCCAGGGAGGGTCCGGAGATTGCATTCGTACCTTCAGTCCTCGGGCAGATCAACGGAACCTACATCCTCGTTGCGGGAAAGGATGGGGGCCTGTTGATCATCGATCAGCATGCAGCACATGAAAAGATCGTCTATGACAAGCTCCGAAAACAGGCAGATGGCCCGCCTGCATATCAGCATCTCCTTGTACCGGTGACGATCAGCCTCTCGCGGAAAGATTCAGCCCTCCTCAGGGATGCAATCGAGGATATTGCCTCGGCCGGGATCATCCTTGAGGAGTTCGGCGGTGATTCATGGATGGTACGGGCAGTCCCGGCAGACGGAGTGAAGATTGAAGAGCCAGATGAGATCAAATCGCTCGTCCTTGAACTGATTGAGGGCGTTCGAGGTCCTGCCGGAGATCGGCGCCTTCAGATGTACCAGACGATCGCATGCAGGGCAGCGATCAAGGGAAATACCCTCCTTTCGCAGGAGCAGATGGAGCGACTCATCTCCCAGCTCTTCACCGCTGCGCCTCCGTATACCTGCCCTCATGGACGGCCTGCTGTCATCAGCTATGCGCCATCTGATCTGGAGCAGCTCTTCAGGAGACGATAA
- a CDS encoding protoporphyrinogen/coproporphyrinogen oxidase has product MKWGILGGGLTGVTLARLLHEAGEDPVVFEKEDRIGGLCRSMYKDGFTFDQGGSHIIFSRDTDVLSFMHTVLDTNKAERKRNTKIFYKDLLVTYPFENGLYELPKEDLFFCINEYIRTLIAAEKGEMPAPGNFREWIYCTFGRGIAECYLVPYNEKIWNYPTEKMSAHWMEGRVPRPPVEDIIRSATGIPTEGYTHQSVFCYPVEGGIEALVSAIADPIQEKIYTEYTVRSLRKDGDTWIIGDGKDEYQVDAVISTIPLQYLLPTLPDIPPSVLEACKNLRYNSLISVCIGFEGSVPPLSWVYIPDSATAHFNRISFPSNYSDSVAPPGHASILAEITYNDGDAISELTDEEILDDTISHLTRMGFIPEGARIATRSVARSEFAYVVYDLEYLRNIQIVRTCLEDLGIHLVGRFSQFEYLNMDGCIRSALEFMERL; this is encoded by the coding sequence GTGAAATGGGGGATTCTTGGTGGCGGGCTGACCGGTGTGACGCTCGCCCGGCTGTTGCATGAGGCAGGGGAGGATCCGGTTGTCTTTGAGAAGGAGGATCGGATCGGTGGTCTCTGCCGCTCGATGTATAAGGATGGTTTCACCTTTGATCAGGGTGGTTCACATATCATCTTCTCACGTGATACCGATGTACTCAGCTTCATGCATACCGTTCTGGATACCAATAAAGCGGAACGGAAGCGGAATACAAAGATCTTTTATAAGGATCTCCTGGTCACGTATCCTTTTGAGAACGGGCTCTATGAACTTCCCAAAGAGGATCTCTTCTTCTGCATCAACGAATATATCAGGACACTCATCGCTGCCGAAAAGGGGGAAATGCCTGCCCCTGGAAACTTCCGTGAATGGATCTATTGCACCTTCGGCCGGGGGATAGCCGAATGCTATCTTGTTCCATATAACGAGAAGATCTGGAACTATCCGACAGAAAAGATGTCGGCACACTGGATGGAAGGACGCGTTCCACGCCCACCCGTTGAGGATATCATCAGGTCTGCAACCGGGATTCCAACAGAGGGGTATACCCACCAATCGGTCTTCTGTTATCCTGTCGAGGGGGGAATCGAAGCCCTGGTATCGGCAATTGCAGATCCGATACAGGAGAAGATATATACGGAGTATACCGTCAGATCTCTCCGGAAGGATGGGGACACCTGGATCATCGGAGATGGAAAGGATGAGTATCAGGTCGATGCTGTCATCTCCACCATCCCGCTCCAGTATCTCCTGCCAACACTCCCGGATATACCACCTTCTGTTCTTGAGGCATGTAAGAACCTCCGCTACAACTCCCTCATCTCGGTCTGTATCGGATTCGAAGGATCTGTCCCTCCCCTCTCCTGGGTCTATATCCCCGACAGCGCCACCGCTCATTTCAATCGGATATCGTTTCCATCAAACTACAGCGATTCAGTCGCCCCCCCCGGCCATGCGTCGATCCTTGCCGAGATCACCTATAATGACGGCGATGCCATCTCAGAGCTGACCGATGAGGAGATACTCGATGATACTATCTCCCACCTGACCCGGATGGGCTTCATCCCTGAGGGTGCCAGAATTGCTACCCGTTCAGTCGCCCGTTCGGAGTTTGCCTATGTCGTCTATGATCTTGAGTACCTCAGGAATATTCAGATTGTTCGGACCTGTCTTGAGGATCTCGGCATCCATCTCGTCGGGCGTTTCTCGCAGTTTGAATATCTCAACATGGATGGCTGTATTCGTAGCGCCCTGGAGTTTATGGAGCGATTATGA
- a CDS encoding glycosyltransferase family 4 protein: MRVNIFVEDIFFFKYLGCSTLAKTLYSGIAASKSVDTRWNSYDADFDLVHYHSFGPMTLTHKAYSDGVKVLTAHSIPRLNDGNIAFSSFINNQYPKIYSKFDHIIAITPPSLREINEMLPDMETTLIPNGVDREKFRPDKEKRGRFRQLIGVSEMDTVVLTVAQETPRKGIYDFLTLAKLFPDIIFVWVGGYPYSIFSKDYARIEYCKRNAGRNVIFTGFVPDITEAYAGADIFLMPSFAEIMPMVLLEALSSGVPIIARDIPEFREVFGPAALLFSDIEGAAAHLRDEPEIRRIKTIARPFTERYDIKKIAGEHIATYNKLVNEA, from the coding sequence ATGAGAGTAAATATCTTCGTTGAGGATATCTTCTTCTTCAAGTATCTTGGCTGTTCAACCCTTGCAAAGACACTCTATAGCGGAATAGCCGCATCAAAAAGCGTTGACACCCGCTGGAACTCTTATGATGCCGATTTTGATCTTGTTCATTACCATAGTTTCGGGCCGATGACACTCACCCATAAGGCATACAGTGATGGTGTCAAAGTCCTGACGGCGCATTCAATTCCCCGTTTAAATGACGGGAATATCGCCTTCTCCTCCTTCATCAATAACCAGTATCCAAAGATCTATTCGAAGTTTGATCATATCATCGCCATCACCCCACCAAGCCTGCGCGAGATCAATGAGATGCTCCCCGATATGGAGACGACCCTTATTCCAAACGGGGTGGATCGGGAAAAGTTCAGGCCCGATAAGGAGAAGAGGGGTCGATTCCGGCAGCTGATCGGGGTATCAGAGATGGATACCGTCGTCCTGACCGTTGCGCAGGAGACGCCGAGGAAGGGGATCTATGATTTTCTGACCCTTGCAAAGCTCTTCCCTGATATCATCTTCGTCTGGGTGGGGGGGTATCCATACAGCATCTTTTCAAAGGATTATGCCAGGATCGAATACTGCAAGCGAAATGCAGGAAGGAACGTCATATTCACCGGATTTGTTCCTGATATCACCGAGGCGTATGCAGGAGCTGATATCTTCCTGATGCCGTCGTTTGCCGAGATCATGCCGATGGTCCTCCTTGAAGCCCTCTCAAGCGGTGTTCCGATCATTGCCCGTGACATACCGGAGTTTCGGGAGGTCTTTGGGCCTGCTGCCCTTCTCTTCTCTGATATTGAAGGGGCGGCAGCTCATCTGAGGGATGAACCTGAGATCAGGCGTATCAAAACGATCGCCCGGCCATTCACGGAACGATATGATATCAAAAAGATTGCAGGTGAGCATATCGCAACATACAATAAACTGGTGAACGAGGCATGA
- a CDS encoding glycosyltransferase — MISVIVPTYNEEGNIEDCLRSLSDQTIPRSDYEIIVVDGNSRDATRTIAEKYADSVFIQTSAKVGGARNDGAVASKGDIIATTDADCLLPRDWIERIAAGFEDPEVVQLYGLVDPREPGVRHILSLAFANAFSRIGHSTHTLYYTLGCNTAFRREAFFEAGMYRTIDAGDDLEIARRMRTLGRVKLDGKLRVRFSMRRYVQFGTLKSLYEWLYITVKGGDDEKYQYSRREYK, encoded by the coding sequence ATGATATCTGTCATTGTACCAACCTATAACGAAGAGGGAAATATCGAGGACTGCCTCCGAAGTCTCTCAGACCAGACGATCCCACGATCGGACTATGAGATCATCGTCGTCGATGGCAACTCACGCGATGCAACCCGAACCATCGCAGAGAAGTATGCAGACTCGGTCTTCATCCAGACCAGTGCAAAGGTCGGTGGAGCACGCAACGATGGTGCTGTTGCATCGAAAGGGGATATCATCGCAACAACGGATGCCGACTGCCTCCTGCCGAGAGACTGGATCGAGCGAATTGCGGCAGGATTCGAAGATCCCGAGGTAGTTCAGCTCTACGGCCTTGTCGATCCGCGTGAGCCAGGAGTCAGGCATATCCTCTCGCTCGCCTTTGCCAACGCCTTCTCTCGGATTGGGCACTCTACGCACACACTCTACTACACACTCGGGTGCAACACGGCATTTCGGCGGGAGGCCTTCTTTGAGGCAGGGATGTACCGGACCATCGATGCAGGGGATGACCTTGAGATTGCGCGAAGGATGAGAACGCTTGGGCGTGTGAAGCTGGATGGAAAACTCAGGGTGAGGTTCTCAATGCGCCGGTACGTCCAGTTTGGGACGCTCAAATCCCTGTATGAATGGCTCTATATCACCGTGAAGGGCGGGGATGATGAGAAGTACCAGTACTCAAGGCGTGAGTACAAGTGA
- a CDS encoding DUF4411 family protein, translating to MKYLLDANIFIEAKNRYYSFEIAEGFWEWLALLSDEQSFLTIKEVREEIISSYHDDQLEAWLKRFPLQQFIDTDVEIQANQRKIANYILKHEVFSPENKYRFLEKADPWLIATAMAKGYTVVTHESKAGGGTKKVKIPNICEIFDVKYTNIFEVMKAKKVKLKI from the coding sequence ATGAAATACCTTCTTGACGCCAATATTTTCATCGAAGCGAAGAACAGGTATTATTCGTTTGAGATTGCTGAAGGGTTCTGGGAATGGCTTGCATTACTATCTGATGAGCAGTCCTTTTTAACGATAAAAGAGGTCAGGGAAGAAATTATCAGCTCATATCATGATGATCAATTAGAGGCATGGTTGAAAAGATTCCCGTTACAGCAGTTCATCGATACTGATGTCGAGATACAGGCCAATCAAAGGAAGATTGCTAATTATATATTAAAACACGAAGTCTTCTCCCCGGAAAATAAGTACAGATTCCTTGAGAAAGCTGATCCATGGCTCATCGCTACAGCAATGGCGAAAGGCTACACGGTTGTGACCCATGAATCAAAGGCTGGAGGAGGGACAAAGAAGGTGAAAATTCCAAATATCTGTGAGATTTTCGATGTGAAGTATACCAATATCTTTGAAGTAATGAAAGCTAAAAAGGTTAAATTAAAGATATAA
- a CDS encoding ImmA/IrrE family metallo-endopeptidase has translation MAKIALLPYGLLYADNPPDETIPIPDFRTHRTGIIRKPSPELLETIRDAKLKQEWYRDYLLSEDAEPLEFIHSFNILESPKTAAEEMKRILCINDDEYHSCQNWETAFRYLINHAEDAGITVIVNSTLRNNTHRPLDTDEFRGFVLSDEYAPLIFINGRDAKAAQMFTLMHEIAHLLIGKSGVLDNTLEANPSIPEEHWCNMAAADFLTPKDRVLSIWDAGTDSSRNIDNLRLKLKVSRLVCIFRAYQLNLISYHEKENLLSEEMARIDSQKNKNKEKNAHPDPYIIRRYKTGRNLALAVISEVQANRMLYRDAFRLLGVKSADSLREFSRKLGY, from the coding sequence TTGGCAAAAATAGCATTGTTACCGTATGGCCTGCTGTATGCAGACAACCCACCGGATGAGACGATACCAATCCCTGATTTCAGAACTCATCGAACGGGGATTATCAGAAAACCGAGTCCTGAACTACTTGAAACGATACGTGATGCGAAGCTGAAACAGGAGTGGTATCGTGATTATCTTCTCTCCGAAGATGCAGAACCTCTTGAGTTTATCCATTCATTCAACATTCTTGAAAGTCCAAAAACCGCAGCAGAAGAGATGAAAAGAATTCTGTGCATAAATGATGATGAATATCATAGCTGCCAGAACTGGGAGACTGCATTTCGGTATCTGATCAACCATGCAGAAGATGCCGGGATAACCGTTATTGTCAATAGTACACTCAGGAACAATACACATCGTCCACTTGATACCGATGAGTTCCGGGGATTCGTCCTCTCTGATGAGTATGCACCCCTTATCTTTATCAATGGGAGAGACGCCAAAGCCGCACAGATGTTCACTCTCATGCACGAGATAGCACATCTTCTGATTGGAAAAAGCGGGGTGCTTGACAATACGCTTGAAGCGAACCCGTCCATTCCCGAGGAGCATTGGTGCAATATGGCAGCTGCGGATTTTCTCACTCCAAAGGATCGTGTTCTGTCAATCTGGGATGCAGGAACAGATAGCAGCAGGAACATTGATAATCTCCGGCTGAAACTGAAGGTAAGCAGGCTGGTCTGTATATTCCGTGCATATCAATTGAATCTGATAAGCTATCACGAGAAGGAGAACCTGTTATCGGAAGAGATGGCGCGGATTGATTCCCAGAAGAATAAAAACAAGGAGAAAAATGCACACCCGGATCCCTATATCATCAGGAGATATAAAACGGGAAGAAACCTGGCTCTTGCTGTCATCTCCGAGGTACAGGCTAACCGGATGTTATATCGTGATGCATTCAGGCTGCTTGGAGTGAAAAGCGCTGACAGTCTGAGAGAATTTTCCAGAAAGCTTGGATATTAA
- a CDS encoding radical SAM protein: MSEQLHKLRTLSRSCFDISLPSGDSRSGMVKGRYLKCLLDGGCSFDCAYCPVCRNESPAAFSPDELASLVLTLWREQMIDGLFLSTGIPRETDESMEKLLRTGELLRQGGFTGYLHLKIVPGAVRSDITEAARIADRISINLEATGSGRLSEIASVKTYESDLLRRHAWIADEAPGRHTTQIVVGAAGEGDDEILSFMTSEYRKYQPARIYYSGFTPLDNTPLQRGEGADPARVKGLYAIDALVRSYGYSEEEIIPALGEDGMLLPGDPKINCSGKRRIDPSSATWEELIRIPGIGPKAADRVISLRSSGRVATEQMLREAGVVMKRAGAYLVVGGRVQGQLG; the protein is encoded by the coding sequence ATGTCAGAGCAGCTGCACAAGCTCAGAACACTCTCCCGATCCTGCTTCGATATCAGCCTCCCATCCGGGGATAGCCGCTCAGGGATGGTGAAGGGGCGGTATCTGAAATGCCTCCTTGACGGAGGGTGTAGTTTTGACTGTGCATATTGTCCAGTCTGCAGAAATGAATCACCCGCCGCCTTCTCCCCGGACGAGCTCGCCTCCCTTGTCCTTACACTGTGGAGAGAGCAGATGATAGACGGGCTCTTCCTCTCCACCGGCATCCCCCGTGAGACCGATGAGAGTATGGAGAAGCTCCTCCGGACCGGAGAGCTCCTCAGGCAGGGAGGCTTTACCGGATACCTCCACCTGAAGATTGTGCCCGGAGCGGTGCGGAGCGATATCACCGAGGCAGCACGAATTGCAGATCGAATCAGTATCAATCTTGAAGCGACAGGGAGCGGCCGCCTCTCTGAGATTGCCTCTGTAAAAACCTACGAATCCGACCTCCTGAGAAGGCATGCATGGATTGCAGACGAAGCACCCGGGAGACATACCACTCAGATTGTCGTCGGGGCAGCGGGAGAGGGGGATGATGAGATCCTCTCGTTCATGACATCTGAGTACCGGAAGTATCAACCTGCCAGGATCTATTATTCCGGCTTTACCCCCCTTGATAATACCCCGCTTCAAAGGGGAGAAGGAGCAGATCCTGCTCGCGTAAAAGGGCTCTATGCCATCGATGCGCTTGTCCGCTCCTATGGTTACAGCGAAGAGGAGATCATTCCTGCCCTCGGGGAGGATGGGATGCTTCTCCCGGGTGATCCGAAGATCAATTGTTCTGGTAAGAGACGAATCGATCCTTCTTCTGCTACATGGGAGGAGCTGATCAGGATTCCGGGAATAGGCCCAAAGGCGGCAGATCGGGTTATCAGCCTGAGGAGTTCTGGAAGGGTAGCGACAGAGCAGATGCTCAGGGAAGCAGGTGTTGTGATGAAACGGGCCGGGGCGTATCTTGTGGTCGGAGGGAGGGTGCAGGGGCAACTTGGGTGA
- a CDS encoding ABC transporter permease — protein MGYFGLSEISRGSLAVWRRNFDAFIRTYKVNFIPPFVEPVLYLLALGYGVGALIEDVNGIPYPVFIAPALVSISVMYSAFFECTYSSYVRMYYQKTFDAIIATPLSIEDIVTGEILWGATRGTIYAALMIPVLFLFGVIDLPMSLLLIPCAIPAGILFASIGICFTAITPSIDSLNYPAFLFITPMFLFSGTFFPISILPESLQYFAFGLLPLANVVSLNRAITAAEFSPLILYNIIWIIGVAALFFIIGLNLMRRRLVI, from the coding sequence ATGGGATACTTTGGGTTATCTGAGATCTCAAGAGGGTCACTGGCAGTCTGGCGGAGGAACTTTGACGCATTCATCCGGACATATAAAGTCAACTTTATTCCGCCGTTTGTGGAGCCGGTCCTCTATCTTCTCGCCCTCGGTTACGGTGTCGGAGCACTCATCGAGGATGTCAACGGCATCCCGTATCCCGTCTTCATCGCACCTGCACTCGTCTCGATCTCAGTTATGTACTCAGCCTTCTTCGAGTGCACCTATTCAAGCTATGTCAGGATGTACTACCAGAAGACCTTTGATGCGATCATCGCAACGCCACTCTCGATCGAGGATATTGTCACTGGCGAGATCCTCTGGGGAGCAACACGGGGGACGATCTATGCAGCCCTTATGATCCCGGTCCTCTTCCTCTTTGGTGTCATCGATCTGCCGATGTCGCTGCTTCTAATCCCCTGTGCCATACCGGCAGGCATCCTCTTTGCCAGTATCGGCATCTGCTTTACTGCTATAACCCCAAGCATCGACTCCCTCAACTACCCGGCATTCCTCTTCATCACCCCGATGTTCCTCTTCTCAGGGACATTCTTCCCAATCTCCATACTCCCGGAGTCACTTCAGTACTTTGCATTCGGCCTCCTCCCCCTTGCCAACGTCGTCAGCCTGAACCGGGCCATCACAGCAGCGGAATTTTCACCCCTGATCCTCTATAACATCATCTGGATCATCGGGGTTGCGGCATTATTCTTTATCATCGGGCTAAACCTGATGAGGAGGAGACTTGTCATTTAG